From a region of the Microterricola gilva genome:
- a CDS encoding N-acetylglucosamine kinase: protein MSTEPRYLAVDLGKTSCRVRLFDGSGVIAEESGPGAPGVADRDGVALSAAAIRVPFLRLPAAELAGLAGVGIGAAGVEAAGIIARDLVAEVRAFTGAPVALINDALAAHAGAFDGGAGVILIIGTGAIAYAVADDGATRQIDGWGPWLGDEGSGRWIGQEGLVAALRDLDGRGPATALTARARALVGDLAAMPAWVSAEGNPARRLGRFAPDVLDAAVHGDAIARDIVTRACNALVATARAAGSAEIAVWGGVAAHPYFSAELNATFADAGITIIPSRGTALDGSALIITRTDLGYEERIIRG from the coding sequence GTGTCGACTGAACCGCGCTACCTGGCGGTGGATCTGGGCAAGACGTCCTGCCGCGTCCGGCTGTTCGACGGCAGCGGCGTGATTGCCGAGGAGAGCGGACCCGGTGCCCCCGGCGTCGCCGATCGCGATGGGGTGGCCCTGTCTGCTGCCGCGATTCGCGTTCCCTTCCTCCGCCTTCCCGCCGCCGAGCTCGCTGGGCTGGCCGGCGTCGGAATCGGCGCCGCCGGGGTTGAGGCCGCTGGCATCATCGCGCGGGATCTCGTCGCGGAGGTGCGCGCGTTCACCGGTGCTCCTGTTGCCCTCATCAACGACGCCCTCGCCGCACACGCCGGCGCGTTCGATGGCGGTGCCGGCGTCATCCTGATCATTGGCACCGGTGCGATCGCCTACGCGGTCGCCGACGATGGGGCAACGCGCCAGATCGACGGCTGGGGGCCGTGGCTCGGAGACGAGGGAAGCGGACGCTGGATCGGCCAGGAGGGACTCGTCGCCGCGCTGCGCGACCTCGATGGTCGCGGGCCGGCCACCGCACTGACGGCCCGCGCCCGCGCTCTGGTCGGCGACCTCGCCGCGATGCCCGCATGGGTGAGCGCCGAGGGCAACCCGGCCCGTCGACTCGGACGGTTCGCCCCCGATGTGCTCGACGCTGCCGTTCACGGCGACGCGATCGCCAGAGACATCGTCACGCGCGCCTGCAACGCGCTTGTCGCGACCGCACGCGCCGCGGGATCCGCCGAGATCGCCGTCTGGGGCGGCGTCGCCGCGCACCCCTATTTTTCCGCCGAGCTGAACGCAACCTTCGCGGACGCCGGCATCACCATCATCCCGTCTCGCGGGACTGCTCTTGACGGATCAGCGCTCATCATCACGCGCACCGACCTGGGCTATGAAGAGAGGATCATCCGTGGATAG
- the murQ gene encoding N-acetylmuramic acid 6-phosphate etherase: MDSSNSPEDREQLRDFLGTLPTETVGERYPDLDLLTDAELVHAMIESERAVADAVAAQSAQITAALAGIVDGMARGGRLIYMGAGTAGRMGILDASEAPPTFGISGDLIVGRIAGGETAIHTAVENAEDDADSGAKDVDGLELGPNDTLVGISASGRTPYVVGALNRARERGSFTVAHSCNPNSAIGAAAHIAIETEVGPELLTGSTRLKSGSAQKLVLNTLSTGAMVRAGKVYRNLMVDLRATNEKLRARSERTVILATAVEPAIAAASLEATGGWVKAAILAIEAGIPAATAVATLEGNGGYLRAAIRETTTN, translated from the coding sequence GTGGATAGCTCGAACTCGCCCGAGGACCGGGAGCAGCTGCGCGACTTCCTCGGTACGTTGCCGACCGAGACGGTCGGTGAGCGCTACCCCGATCTCGACCTGCTGACCGACGCCGAACTCGTGCACGCAATGATCGAGAGTGAGCGTGCCGTTGCCGACGCGGTCGCCGCCCAGAGTGCTCAGATCACGGCGGCCCTTGCTGGGATCGTCGACGGCATGGCGCGCGGTGGTCGGCTCATCTACATGGGTGCCGGGACCGCCGGACGCATGGGAATCCTCGATGCGAGTGAGGCCCCGCCGACGTTCGGCATCTCCGGTGACCTCATTGTCGGCAGGATCGCCGGGGGCGAGACGGCGATTCACACCGCCGTCGAGAACGCCGAGGACGACGCGGATTCTGGTGCCAAGGATGTCGATGGACTCGAGCTGGGACCGAACGACACCCTTGTCGGCATCTCCGCCTCCGGGCGTACCCCGTACGTCGTCGGCGCGCTGAACCGGGCACGTGAGCGCGGTTCATTCACCGTCGCGCACTCCTGCAACCCGAACTCGGCGATCGGTGCCGCGGCGCACATTGCGATCGAAACGGAGGTCGGCCCTGAACTTCTCACCGGTTCGACTCGACTCAAGTCGGGTTCGGCGCAGAAACTCGTGCTCAACACACTGAGCACGGGCGCCATGGTGCGCGCGGGCAAGGTCTACCGTAACCTTATGGTTGACCTTCGAGCGACGAACGAGAAGCTGCGCGCGCGCAGCGAACGAACCGTCATCCTCGCCACCGCGGTGGAGCCCGCGATTGCGGCGGCGTCGTTGGAGGCGACCGGCGGCTGGGTCAAGGCCGCGATTCTGGCGATCGAGGCCGGCATTCCGGCGGCGACCGCCGTGGCAACACTTGAAGGCAATGGTGGCTACCTGCGCGCCGCGATCAGAGAGACGACAACGAACTAG
- a CDS encoding MurR/RpiR family transcriptional regulator, with protein MRALTRIQGSLDRFSAAEARVARAILADPRIVVDNPINVVADMCGTSAATVARFCQGLGYSGYREFRFDLVGTTSRDQADLDRSNVLTGDIDPADTVADVAAKVLFQETQAIEHTLRELDLDAVDRIRDALVLAPDVVIAGFGSSGLTARDLTMKLQRIGRRSSYHPDVHLALSATALLGPGGVFVAVSHSGGTPEILGLLREAKLTGATTVGITNDPGSPMAELCDIVLTTQARENAFRSGATASRTAQLAVTDVLFVRLAQSLFDTMTDSLNLTRDAVIRHRDDPEQLRRAGVQRPS; from the coding sequence GTGCGCGCACTCACGAGGATTCAAGGCTCGCTCGACCGCTTCAGCGCCGCAGAGGCCAGGGTCGCGCGGGCAATCCTCGCGGATCCACGCATCGTCGTTGACAATCCGATCAACGTCGTCGCGGACATGTGCGGGACGTCGGCGGCGACCGTTGCGCGGTTCTGCCAGGGCCTCGGCTACTCGGGGTACCGCGAGTTCCGATTCGACCTCGTCGGCACGACAAGCCGCGACCAGGCCGACCTCGACCGATCCAACGTGCTGACCGGCGACATCGACCCGGCGGACACCGTCGCCGATGTCGCGGCGAAGGTGCTCTTTCAGGAGACCCAGGCGATCGAGCACACACTGCGTGAGCTCGACCTCGACGCGGTCGACCGCATCCGCGATGCTCTCGTCCTCGCCCCCGATGTCGTCATCGCCGGTTTCGGCTCGTCCGGCCTCACCGCGCGCGACCTCACCATGAAGCTGCAGCGCATCGGTCGCCGGAGTTCCTACCATCCAGACGTGCACCTTGCGCTCTCGGCGACGGCGCTGCTTGGCCCCGGAGGAGTCTTCGTCGCGGTGTCGCACTCCGGTGGCACGCCGGAGATCCTCGGCCTGCTGCGCGAGGCCAAGCTGACCGGTGCGACGACCGTCGGGATCACCAATGACCCCGGGTCGCCGATGGCGGAGCTGTGCGACATCGTGCTCACCACGCAGGCACGCGAGAACGCGTTCCGCTCCGGCGCGACGGCGAGCCGGACAGCGCAACTCGCCGTGACCGATGTGCTCTTCGTGCGACTCGCACAGAGCCTCTTCGACACGATGACCGACTCGCTCAACCTGACCAGGGACGCGGTGATCCGGCACCGCGACGATCCGGAACAGCTCAGGCGCGCCGGGGTGCAGCGCCCGTCCTGA
- the sucC gene encoding ADP-forming succinate--CoA ligase subunit beta, producing the protein MDLYEYQARDLFEKYEVPVLPGIVADTPEEVRAAAEKLGGVVVVKAQVKTGGRGKAGGVKVAKNPDEAEAAGRDILGLDIKGHVVKRVMVAAGARIKEEYYFSVLLDRANRSYLSLSSFEGGMEIEQLAEERPEALARIEVNPASGIDLAKATEIAIAAKFPAEIVDKVAEVFVKLYAVYVGEDATLVEVNPLVLTEDGEIIALDGKVTLDENADFRHPHHALLEDKAAADPLEAKAKAADLNYVKLDGSVGVIGNGAGLVMSTLDVVAYAGENHGGVKPANFLDIGGGASAEVMAAGLDVILGDPQVKSVFVNVFGGITACDAVAKGIVGALAELGSAANKPLVVRLDGNNVDEGRRILNEANHPLVTLAATMDEGADKAAELANAAA; encoded by the coding sequence GTGGATCTTTACGAGTACCAGGCCCGAGACCTATTTGAAAAGTACGAGGTCCCGGTACTCCCGGGTATCGTCGCGGACACTCCGGAGGAGGTGCGTGCAGCAGCCGAGAAGCTCGGCGGCGTCGTCGTTGTGAAGGCCCAGGTCAAGACCGGCGGTCGCGGCAAGGCCGGCGGCGTCAAGGTCGCCAAGAACCCGGATGAGGCAGAAGCGGCCGGCCGCGACATCCTCGGCCTCGACATCAAGGGCCACGTCGTCAAGCGTGTCATGGTCGCAGCTGGTGCGCGCATCAAGGAGGAGTACTACTTCTCCGTGCTGCTCGACCGGGCAAACCGCTCCTACCTCTCCCTCTCCAGCTTCGAAGGTGGCATGGAGATCGAGCAGCTGGCCGAGGAGCGCCCCGAGGCCCTCGCCCGCATCGAGGTGAACCCGGCATCTGGCATCGACCTGGCCAAGGCCACCGAGATCGCCATCGCCGCGAAGTTCCCGGCCGAGATCGTCGACAAGGTCGCCGAGGTCTTCGTCAAGCTCTACGCCGTGTACGTCGGCGAAGACGCCACCCTGGTCGAGGTGAACCCGCTTGTGCTCACCGAAGACGGCGAGATCATCGCCCTCGACGGCAAGGTCACGCTCGACGAGAACGCCGACTTCCGTCACCCGCACCACGCGCTGCTGGAAGACAAGGCTGCTGCCGACCCGCTCGAGGCGAAGGCCAAGGCTGCCGACCTCAACTACGTCAAGCTCGACGGCTCCGTCGGCGTCATCGGCAACGGTGCCGGCCTCGTGATGTCGACGCTCGACGTCGTCGCTTACGCCGGTGAGAACCACGGCGGCGTGAAGCCGGCCAACTTCCTCGACATCGGCGGCGGAGCTTCCGCCGAGGTGATGGCGGCCGGCCTCGACGTGATCCTCGGCGACCCGCAGGTCAAGTCGGTCTTCGTCAACGTCTTCGGCGGCATCACCGCCTGTGACGCCGTGGCCAAGGGCATCGTCGGCGCACTCGCCGAGCTCGGCTCCGCCGCGAACAAGCCCCTCGTCGTGCGCCTCGACGGCAACAACGTCGACGAGGGCCGCCGCATCCTCAACGAGGCGAACCACCCGCTGGTCACCCTCGCCGCCACCATGGACGAGGGCGCCGACAAGGCCGCCGAGCTCGCCAACGCCGCCGCGTAG
- the sucD gene encoding succinate--CoA ligase subunit alpha: protein MSIFLNKDSKVIVQGITGGEGTKHTALMLKAGTQVVGGVNARKAGTTVLHTDAAGNAVELPVFASVAEAMEKTGADVSIAFVPPAFTKDAVVEAIDAEIPLLVIITEGVPVRDSAEFWAHAQEKGNKTRIIGPNCPGIITPGEALVGITPANITGKGPIGLVSKSGTLTYQMMYELRDLGFSTAIGIGGDPIIGTTHIDALAAFEADPETKAIVMIGEIGGDAEERAAEFIKANVTKPVVGYVAGFTAPEGKTMGHAGAIVSGSAGTAQAKKEALEAAGVKVGKTPSETAALLREVYAAL from the coding sequence ATGTCTATCTTCCTCAACAAGGATTCCAAGGTCATCGTGCAGGGCATCACCGGCGGTGAGGGCACCAAGCACACCGCCCTCATGCTGAAGGCCGGCACCCAGGTCGTCGGTGGCGTCAACGCCCGCAAGGCAGGCACCACCGTCCTCCACACCGACGCTGCTGGCAACGCCGTCGAGCTGCCGGTGTTCGCCAGCGTGGCCGAGGCCATGGAGAAGACCGGCGCCGACGTGTCGATCGCCTTCGTGCCGCCGGCATTCACCAAGGACGCCGTCGTCGAGGCCATCGACGCCGAGATCCCGCTGCTCGTGATCATCACCGAGGGCGTGCCGGTGCGCGACTCGGCCGAGTTCTGGGCTCACGCCCAGGAGAAGGGCAATAAGACCCGGATCATCGGCCCGAACTGCCCCGGCATTATCACCCCCGGTGAGGCCCTCGTCGGCATCACCCCGGCGAACATCACCGGCAAGGGCCCGATCGGCCTCGTCTCGAAGTCGGGCACCCTGACCTACCAGATGATGTACGAGCTGCGCGACCTTGGCTTCTCGACCGCCATCGGCATCGGCGGCGACCCCATCATCGGCACGACGCACATCGACGCACTCGCGGCGTTCGAGGCTGACCCGGAGACCAAGGCCATCGTCATGATCGGCGAGATCGGCGGCGACGCCGAGGAGCGCGCGGCCGAGTTCATCAAGGCGAACGTCACCAAGCCGGTCGTCGGCTACGTCGCCGGCTTCACCGCACCGGAGGGCAAGACCATGGGCCACGCCGGCGCCATCGTCTCCGGCTCCGCCGGAACCGCGCAGGCCAAGAAGGAGGCCCTCGAGGCCGCCGGTGTCAAGGTCGGCAAGACGCCGTCCGAGACCGCCGCCCTGCTGCGCGAGGTCTACGCAGCCCTCTAG
- a CDS encoding DUF6350 family protein gives MNRITIALLAALEAVIAVAIGLGIALVPLTILWATQNGLSTDWTVFWRAASDVWLLGHGVDLTITLPTAFVASLALPGADAAFTLSIALLGFSVLTIVLGIGAGRRAAHSAHPMQAAVIVVAVFWLLAALIAVSAGHPLAVPAPTQALMLPGLIYAASVVIGLASSRRPVLGAFGQTVSRGVLEWVRQLPPLVPQTIAAGLRGGTIAAAVVVAAGGLLLTFSLLTSYATVIGLYESLQAGALGGIVLTVMQLALLPNAVIWAASWVVGPGFAVGIGTSVSPGATVLGPVPGLPLLAALPDGQASFGFLVLLVPILAGFAVGVLLRQRMPQQQPGWKILLAHGLAAGLSAGVILGLLAWFSAGAGGPGRLQELGPNPLLVAVFAALEVGAAALLGLFTGSVVAKRPARVAQVAADSLNE, from the coding sequence ATGAACCGCATAACCATCGCCCTGCTCGCCGCGCTCGAAGCGGTCATCGCCGTTGCCATCGGACTCGGCATCGCCCTCGTGCCCTTGACGATCCTGTGGGCGACGCAGAACGGCCTGAGCACCGACTGGACCGTGTTCTGGCGGGCCGCATCCGATGTCTGGCTGCTCGGCCACGGCGTCGACCTCACGATCACGCTCCCAACGGCCTTCGTCGCATCCCTCGCCCTACCGGGGGCGGATGCCGCGTTCACGCTCTCCATCGCCCTCCTCGGCTTCTCCGTGCTGACCATCGTGCTCGGCATCGGCGCCGGCCGCAGGGCGGCGCACTCTGCACACCCCATGCAGGCCGCCGTGATCGTCGTGGCCGTGTTCTGGCTGCTCGCGGCGCTCATCGCCGTGAGTGCCGGACACCCGCTCGCCGTTCCGGCGCCGACGCAGGCCCTGATGCTGCCCGGACTCATCTACGCGGCATCCGTGGTCATCGGGCTCGCCAGCTCACGGCGCCCCGTGCTCGGCGCGTTCGGCCAGACGGTCTCGCGTGGCGTTCTCGAGTGGGTGCGGCAGCTCCCGCCGCTCGTTCCGCAGACGATTGCCGCCGGGCTGCGCGGCGGAACCATCGCGGCCGCCGTCGTCGTCGCGGCCGGCGGCCTGCTGCTGACGTTCTCGCTGCTCACGAGCTACGCCACGGTGATCGGCCTGTATGAATCGCTCCAGGCCGGGGCGCTCGGCGGCATCGTCCTCACTGTCATGCAGCTGGCGCTGCTGCCCAACGCCGTCATCTGGGCAGCCAGCTGGGTGGTCGGGCCCGGCTTCGCCGTCGGCATCGGCACGAGTGTCTCGCCCGGCGCCACCGTGCTCGGCCCGGTTCCCGGGCTGCCGCTGCTCGCCGCACTGCCCGACGGCCAGGCGAGCTTCGGCTTCCTCGTGCTGCTCGTTCCGATCCTGGCCGGCTTCGCCGTCGGCGTCCTGCTCCGCCAGCGGATGCCGCAGCAGCAGCCGGGCTGGAAGATCCTGCTCGCCCACGGTCTCGCCGCCGGGCTCAGCGCCGGCGTGATCCTGGGGCTCCTCGCCTGGTTCTCCGCCGGTGCAGGCGGGCCGGGGCGCCTGCAGGAGCTCGGGCCGAACCCGCTGCTCGTGGCGGTCTTCGCCGCGCTCGAGGTCGGTGCCGCCGCTCTGCTCGGACTGTTCACCGGCTCTGTCGTGGCCAAGCGACCCGCTCGCGTGGCGCAGGTGGCAGCCGACTCGCTGAACGAGTAA
- the purN gene encoding phosphoribosylglycinamide formyltransferase: MLKLVVLISGTGSNLRALLEATQSEDYGARVVAIGADRDADGLALGEEFGIPTFTVPFTAFDDRASWGDELLAQVQLWEPDLVVLSGLMRLVPPRFVAALTPNLLNTHPAYLPEFPGAHGVRDAIDAGVDQSGASLIIVDNSVDGGPIVAQERVRVLPGDTEHDLHERIKPVERRLLIQAVRDLADGHVNLKEFTQ, from the coding sequence GTGCTGAAGCTCGTCGTCTTGATCTCCGGAACCGGATCGAACCTCCGGGCACTGCTCGAAGCCACACAGTCTGAGGACTACGGCGCCCGCGTCGTCGCCATCGGTGCCGACCGCGACGCCGACGGCCTCGCCCTCGGCGAAGAGTTCGGCATCCCGACCTTCACGGTGCCGTTCACCGCCTTCGATGACCGTGCGTCCTGGGGCGATGAACTGCTCGCCCAGGTGCAGCTGTGGGAGCCGGACCTCGTCGTGCTCAGCGGACTCATGCGCCTGGTGCCGCCGCGCTTCGTCGCGGCGCTCACCCCCAACCTGCTGAACACCCACCCTGCCTATCTCCCAGAATTCCCGGGGGCCCACGGGGTTCGCGACGCGATCGACGCCGGTGTCGATCAGAGCGGCGCGAGCCTCATCATCGTCGACAACAGCGTCGACGGCGGGCCCATCGTGGCGCAGGAGCGCGTGAGAGTGCTGCCCGGTGACACCGAGCACGATCTGCACGAGCGCATCAAACCCGTCGAGCGTCGCCTGTTGATCCAGGCAGTGCGCGACTTAGCCGACGGCCACGTCAACCTCAAGGAGTTCACGCAATGA